A DNA window from Daucus carota subsp. sativus chromosome 3, DH1 v3.0, whole genome shotgun sequence contains the following coding sequences:
- the LOC108210648 gene encoding probable aspartic proteinase GIP2 gives MATSFQITLFSLLFIFTISQAQPSFRPSALVVPVKKDASTLQYVTTINQRTPLVSENLVVDLGGRFLWVDCDQNYVSSTYRPVRCRTSQCSLSGSIACGDCFNGPRPGCNNNTCGVFPENPVINTATGGEVAEDVVSVESTDGSSSGQVVTVPRFIFSCAPTSLLQNLASGVVGMAGLGRTRIALPSQFASAFSFKRKFAMCLSGSTSSNGVIIFGNDPYTFLPNIIVSDKTLTYTPLLTNPVSTSATSTQGEPSVEYFIGVKSIKINSKIVALNTSLLSISSAGLGGTKISTINPYTVLETSIYKAVTEAFIKESAARNITRVASVAPFGACFSTDNILSTRLGPSVPSIDLVLQSESVVWTITGSNSMVYINDNVLCLGFVDGGSNSRTSIVIGGHQLEDNLVQFDLATSRVGFSGTLLGSRTTCANFNFTS, from the coding sequence ATGGCTACTTCATTTCAAATCACCTTATTTTCCCTACTCTTCATTTTTACCATCTCTCAAGCTCAGCCATCTTTCCGACCATCGGCTCTAGTGGTTCCGGTGAAGAAAGATGCCTCGACGCTCCAATACGTGACCACGATTAACCAAAGAACTCCTCTAGTGTCCGAAAATCTTGTTGTTGATCTTGGAGGCCGGTTCTTGTGGGTTGATTGTGATCAAAATTATGTCTCATCCACGTACCGTCCTGTTCGATGTCGAACTTCTCAATGCTCCCTGTCGGGGTCCATTGCATGCGGAGATTGCTTTAATGGACCCCGACCAGGGTGCAATAATAATACTTGCGGGGTTTTTCCTGAAAACCCCGTGATTAATACTGCTACTGGCGGTGAGGTTGCCGAAGATGTTGTGTCGGTGGAGTCTACTGACGGGTCGAGTTCAGGTCAGGTTGTTACTGTTCCACGTTTCATTTTTTCGTGTGCACCAACTTCTTTGCTTCAAAACTTGGCTAGTGGTGTAGTAGGCATGGCCGGATTGGGAAGGACTAGAATTGCACTTCCTTCGCAATTTGCTTCGGCTTTTAGCTTCAAGAGGAAATTTGCGATGTGTCTATCAGGATCCACCTCTTCGAACGGTGTCATAATCTTCGGAAATGATCCATACACGTTTCTCCCGAACATCATTGTCTCAGATAAAACACTCACCTACACACCCTTGTTAACAAATCCAGTGAGCACATCCGCGACTTCTACACAAGGCGAGCCTTCGGTTGAGTACTTCATCGGagtaaaatctattaaaatcaacTCTAAAATCGTTGCGTTAAACACATCACTACTCTCCATAAGTAGTGCAGGACTCGGTGGAACAAAAATTAGCACAATCAATCCATACACAGTCCTGGAAACCTCGATCTACAAGGCGGTGACAGAGGCTTTCATCAAAGAATCCGCAGCCAGGAACATAACACGAGTTGCATCAGTTGCACCATTCGGGGCCTGTTTTAGCACAGATAACATCTTGAGTACGCGATTAGGGCCATCAGTACCCAGCATTGATCTGGTTTTACAGAGCGAAAGCGTGGTCTGGACAATAACAGGGTCGAATTCAATGGTTTACATTAATGACAATGTGCTGTGTCTTGGATTTGTTGACGGAGGGTCGAACTCGAGAACCTCGATTGTGATCGGAGGGCATCAGCTGGAGGATAATTTGGTGCAATTCGATCTGGCAACTTCGAGAGTGGGATTCAGTGGGACTCTGTTGGGGAGCCGGACTACGTGTGCGAACTTTAATTTTACCTCATGA
- the LOC108213306 gene encoding probable aspartic proteinase GIP2 yields MAPSLQITLFSLLFIFTITQAQPSFRPSALVLPVKKNASTLQYVTTIHQRTPLVSENLLVDLGNRYMWVDCETNYVSSTYRPVRCETSQCTMSNPDTCSDCFNRPRPGCNNFTCGVFLENSVNNIAMIGEVAQDVVSVRSTDGSSSGRVVSVPHFIFSCAPSYLRRNLSSGAVGVAGLGRNKIGLPSQFASAFSFKRKFAMCLSGSRSSNGVIIFGNDPYKFLPGIIVSDKTLTYTPLLTNPESTSASSHGEPSVEYFIGVKSIKINSKIVPIDTSLLSITNGNGGTKISTIDPYTVLENSIYKAVLKAFIKESAARNITRVASFAPFGACFSTDNILSTRVGPSVPSIDLVLQSESVVWTITGSNSMVYVNDNVVCLGVVKRGSNPRTSIVIGAHQLEDNLVQFDLASSRVGFSGTLLGRQTTCANFNLTSSA; encoded by the coding sequence ATGGCTCCTTCACTTCAAATCACCTTATTTTCCCTCCTCTTCATTTTCACCATCACTCAAGCTCAGCCATCTTTCCGACCATCGGCCCTAGTGCTTCCGGTCAAGAAAAATGCCTCGACGCTCCAATACGTGACCACGATCCACCAAAGAACTCCTCTCGTATCGGAAAATCTTCTTGTTGATCTGGGAAACCGGTATATGTGGGTTGATTGCGagacaaattatgtttcatccACGTACCGTCCTGTTCGATGTGAAACTTCGCAATGTACCATGTCGAATCCCGATACATGCAGCGATTGCTTTAATAGACCCCGACCAGGGTGCAATAATTTTACTTGCGGGGTTTTTCTTGAAAACTCCGTGAATAATATTGCCATGATCGGTGAGGTTGCTCAAGATGTTGTGTCAGTCAGGTCCACTGACGGGTCGAGTTCAGGTCGGGTTGTCTCCGTCCcgcattttattttttcatgtgCGCCGAGTTATTTGCGACGAAACTTGTCTAGCGGTGCGGTAGGGGTTGCGGGTTTAGGAAGGAATAAAATTGGACTTCCTTCGCAATTTGCTTCGGCTTTTAGCTTCAAACGGAAATTCGCGATGTGTTTATCAGGATCGCGATCATCGAATGGCGTCATAATCTTCGGAAATGATCCGTACAAATTTCTTCCGGGCATCATTGTGTCAGATAAAACACTTACGTACACACCCTTGCTGACAAATCCAGAGAGCACTTCGGCAAGCTCACACGGCGAGCCTTCGGTTGAGTACTTCATCGGAGTTAAATCGATTAAAATCAACTCTAAAATCGTTCCAATTGATACCTCATTACTATCTATTACCAATGGCAACGGTGGAACAAAAATTAGCACAATCGATCCATACACAGTCCTGGAGAACTCGATTTACAAGGCGGTTCTAAAGGCTTTCATCAAAGAATCCGCAGCGAGGAACATAACACGAGTTGCCTCATTTGCGCCATTCGGGGCCTGTTTTAGCACAGATAACATCTTGAGTACGCGAGTAGGGCCGTCAGTGCCGAGCATTGATCTGGTGTTACAGAGCGAAAGCGTGGTCTGGACCATAACAGGGTCAAATTCAATGGTTTATGTTAATGACAATGTGGTTTGTTTAGGAGTGGTGAAGCGAGGATCGAACCCGAGAACTTCGATTGTGATCGGAGCGCATCAGTTGGAGGATAATCTGGTGCAATTCGATCTGGCAAGTTCGAGAGTGGGATTCAGTGGTACTCTGTTGGGGAGACAGACTACATGTGCCAACTTTAATTTAACATCCTCTGCATGA
- the LOC108213406 gene encoding probable aspartic proteinase GIP2 → MSHFIHFILLSSLLLSLSSAQKSPRPPALLLPVLKDPKTQQFLTEISQRTPLAPTTLVVSLGGRQLWADCYNNFISSTIRRPKCGAAQCSLAEADGCRNKICGASPENPVTRTVTYDDVITDTLSIISTDGSRPGPVFTVQNFVSLCAPSSLLEELASNAVGSAGLGRTRVALSSQLAAKFGFKRQFAMCLPSSTTSNGVIIFGDVSYKFLPNVDASEILTFTPILTHPSPDMSAEYFIGVKKIKINGNSVPINPALLTIQKGGTQLTTGNPNTVMRTSIYNAVTSAFINEAAAMNISRVASVAPFGACFDEKTVTGSRLGAKVPSIDLVLQNENVVWTITGSNSMVRVGNNVLCLGFVDGGKDPRIPIIMGTHQLEDNVLQFDLATSRLGFSNTLLARQTTCSNFNFASTG, encoded by the coding sequence ATGTCTCATTTCATCCATTTCATTCTCCTCTCCTCCCTGCTCCTCTCCCTCTCTTCTGCTCAAAAATCTCCCCGCCCTCCTGCATTACTCTTACCCGTCTTGAAAGACCCGAAAACGCAACAATTCCTAACCGAAATCAGCCAGAGAACTCCTCTGGCGCCCACAACTCTTGTTGTGTCACTTGGAGGCCGCCAACTCTGGGCTGATtgttataataatttcatttcttCCACCATCCGCAGGCCTAAATGCGGAGCTGCTCAATGCTCGTTAGCCGAGGCTGACGGCTGCAGGAACAAAATATGTGGCGCGAGCCCTGAGAACCCTGTCACACGAACCGTGACTTATGATGATGTGATCACTGACACTCTTAGTATAATCTCGACTGACGGATCAAGGCCTGGCCCTGTTTTTACGGTACAAAATTTTGTGTCGCTTTGCGCGCCTTCTTCGCTATTGGAAGAGCTTGCTAGCAATGCAGTAGGCTCGGCTGGCTTAGGCAGGACTCGTGTCGCGCTTTCTTCACAATTAGCTGCTAAATTCGGTTTCAAGAGACAATTCGCAATGTGCCTTCCGTCCTCGACGACATCTAACGGTGTCATAATATTCGGAGACGTCTCGTATAAATTTCTCCCGAACGTCGATGCTTCAGAAATTCTGACATTTACGCCAATTCTGACGCATCCGTCGCCTGACATGTCAGCAGAATATTTCATCggggtaaaaaaaattaaaattaacggAAATTCAGTACCGATAAATCCTGCATTGTTAACAATCCAAAAGGGCGGAACTCAGCTCACTACAGGAAATCCCAACACTGTGATGAGGACTTCAATCTACAATGCAGTGACCTCGGCTTTTATCAACGAGGCCGCAGCCATGAACATTAGTAGAGTCGCGTCAGTGGCGCCTTTTGGCGCGTGTTTTGATGAAAAAACTGTGACAGGCAGTAGGCTAGGCGCGAAGGTTCCATCTATCGACCTTGTTCTGCAAAATGAGAACGTGGTGTGGACTATTACAGGCTCGAATTCGATGGTTCGAGTTGGAAACAATGTGTTGTGCCTTGGATTTGTCGATGGAGGGAAGGATCCGAGGATTCCGATTATTATGGGAACGCATCAGCTGGAGGATAATGTTCTGCAGTTTGATCTAGCAACATCAAGGCTAGGTTTCAGCAATACTTTGTTAGCTAGACAAACGACATGTTCGAATTTTAACTTCGCATCGACTGGTTAA